The following proteins come from a genomic window of Halorussus halophilus:
- a CDS encoding tripartite tricarboxylate transporter permease: protein MQAFGTQLAFSLDASAMAVAFVVGGICLGTLSGLVPGLHVNNLALLLVAAAPAIPGPPGLVGAAMLAAGVVHSFLDVVPALALGVPDAAMAATALPAHRLVIAGRGREAVRLSAMGSGLAVCFAVPLAVPVTMVMTTAYPVVKAHLSLVLGGVTAFLLLTEGSLRAGVGGAAGFAGSAALGYATLDIVPTAPLDAGSMLTPLFAGLFGAPILLEAISGAGVPRQDDAVVASTPKTVVITAFAGAFAGAIVGYLPGVSGAIAAVVALALVPGSTEARGFVVATSGVNTANTIFALFALAALGTPRTGVMVALEDTGAPVNLPLLLASALLAGIAGFALVLLVGDRYLRVVGSIDYTKLSVAILLLLGTLSWLFAGLLGVVVLVVATLVGLVPAQFGARRVHLMGVLLGPLLLGV, encoded by the coding sequence ATGCAGGCGTTCGGCACGCAACTGGCCTTCTCCCTCGACGCGTCGGCGATGGCGGTCGCGTTCGTCGTCGGTGGCATCTGTCTCGGAACGCTGAGCGGACTCGTACCGGGACTGCACGTCAACAACCTCGCGTTGCTCCTCGTCGCCGCGGCACCTGCGATTCCCGGTCCGCCGGGACTCGTCGGCGCGGCGATGCTCGCGGCGGGCGTCGTCCACTCGTTTCTGGACGTGGTCCCGGCGCTCGCGCTCGGCGTCCCCGACGCCGCGATGGCCGCGACGGCACTGCCCGCGCATCGACTCGTCATCGCTGGCCGGGGGAGAGAAGCAGTCAGACTCTCCGCGATGGGGAGCGGACTCGCGGTCTGTTTCGCGGTACCACTCGCAGTTCCGGTCACGATGGTGATGACGACTGCGTATCCCGTCGTCAAAGCCCACCTCTCGCTCGTCTTGGGTGGGGTAACTGCGTTCCTCCTCCTCACCGAAGGGTCGCTCCGGGCGGGAGTCGGCGGCGCGGCCGGTTTCGCCGGAAGCGCCGCGCTCGGATACGCCACTCTCGACATCGTGCCGACCGCGCCGCTCGACGCAGGGAGCATGCTCACACCCCTCTTTGCCGGACTGTTCGGCGCGCCGATATTGCTTGAAGCCATCTCCGGCGCTGGCGTGCCACGACAGGACGACGCTGTCGTCGCCTCGACGCCGAAGACAGTCGTTATCACGGCGTTCGCGGGCGCGTTCGCCGGTGCCATCGTCGGCTACCTTCCGGGCGTCTCGGGTGCCATCGCGGCGGTCGTCGCGCTGGCGCTCGTCCCCGGTTCGACCGAAGCGCGCGGATTCGTCGTGGCGACGAGCGGGGTGAACACGGCAAACACGATTTTCGCGCTGTTCGCTCTCGCCGCGCTCGGAACGCCACGAACCGGAGTCATGGTCGCGCTCGAAGACACCGGCGCGCCGGTCAACCTGCCACTTCTGCTCGCCAGCGCGTTACTCGCCGGAATAGCTGGCTTCGCGCTCGTCTTGCTGGTCGGCGACCGATACCTGCGGGTGGTCGGGTCGATAGACTACACGAAACTGTCGGTCGCTATTCTCCTCCTGCTCGGCACGCTGAGTTGGCTCTTCGCGGGACTGCTCGGCGTCGTCGTTCTCGTCGTGGCGACGCTCGTCGGTCTCGTCCCCGCCCAGTTCGGCGCGCGTCGCGTCCACCTGATGGGGGTGTTACTCGGGCCGTTGCTCCTCGGCGTGTGA
- a CDS encoding SRPBCC family protein: MPTYQRHVWVDAPLDEVWEFHSRVEGLEALTPSWMNLRVETVYGPDGERDPELLEEGAEAHMSLQPFGVGPRQSWVSHVTKREREDDHAVFEDEMADGPFPSWTHTHRFYAEDGGTVVWDTVEYELPLVGGKLGSLGWVGFEPMFRERHKRTKRILESESESGPSHSDSHAEEQRPE; the protein is encoded by the coding sequence ATGCCCACCTACCAGCGCCACGTCTGGGTAGACGCCCCACTAGACGAGGTGTGGGAGTTTCACTCCCGCGTCGAAGGGTTGGAGGCACTCACGCCCAGTTGGATGAACCTCCGGGTCGAGACGGTGTACGGTCCAGACGGCGAGCGGGACCCCGAACTTCTCGAAGAAGGTGCGGAGGCACACATGTCGCTCCAACCGTTCGGCGTCGGTCCGCGCCAGTCGTGGGTGTCACACGTCACGAAGCGCGAACGCGAGGACGACCACGCCGTCTTCGAAGACGAGATGGCGGACGGCCCGTTCCCGTCGTGGACCCATACCCACCGCTTCTACGCTGAAGACGGTGGAACGGTCGTCTGGGACACCGTCGAGTACGAACTCCCCTTGGTAGGGGGAAAACTCGGCTCGCTCGGATGGGTCGGCTTCGAACCCATGTTTCGGGAGCGGCACAAGCGCACCAAGCGGATTCTGGAGAGCGAGAGCGAAAGTGGCCCGTCGCACTCCGACTCACACGCCGAGGAGCAACGGCCCGAGTAA
- a CDS encoding pyridoxal phosphate-dependent aminotransferase — MVSERAKRTTPFTAMEVLERANRMDDVVHLEVGEPDFDTPAAVTDAAIAALQAGETGYTSSKGKPELRRAISAYYDRQYGVDVDPSRIIVTSGSSPALLLAFNTLVDPGDEVVLTDPYYACYPNFVRQAGGRISTVSLSAADGFRPDVNEFARTVSTETEALLLNSPANPTGAVLDGSTLEELVSLADAADATVISDEVYHGLTYEGEDHTILEYTDDAFVLDGFSKRFAMTGWRLGWMVAPPEYVEHVNRIAQNVLICAPNFVQSAGVAALESAANGLDDVRDTYRERRDYLVDAVEEWGLSMDYTPGGAYYLLIDVSNLPGDAFDAADFFLEEAGVAMTPGPDFGTNAEDCLRVSYANSAERLETASERIQQALSTIETPLAD; from the coding sequence ATGGTATCGGAGCGCGCGAAGCGAACGACCCCGTTCACCGCGATGGAAGTGCTCGAACGGGCCAACCGCATGGACGACGTTGTACACCTCGAAGTAGGCGAACCGGACTTCGACACACCGGCAGCAGTCACCGATGCGGCAATCGCAGCGCTCCAAGCAGGCGAGACGGGCTATACGTCTTCGAAAGGGAAGCCAGAACTCCGGCGCGCGATTTCGGCGTACTACGACCGCCAGTACGGCGTGGACGTAGACCCCAGTCGAATCATCGTGACCTCCGGGTCGTCGCCCGCGCTACTGTTGGCGTTCAACACGCTGGTTGACCCCGGCGACGAAGTGGTCCTCACGGACCCCTACTACGCCTGCTATCCGAACTTCGTCCGACAGGCGGGCGGTCGAATCTCGACTGTCTCGCTCTCGGCCGCGGACGGGTTCCGCCCGGACGTGAACGAGTTCGCCCGGACGGTTTCGACCGAGACAGAAGCCCTGCTTCTGAACTCGCCCGCCAACCCGACGGGCGCGGTGCTAGACGGCTCGACGCTCGAAGAATTGGTCTCGCTCGCCGACGCCGCGGACGCGACGGTCATCTCCGACGAGGTGTACCACGGACTGACCTACGAGGGCGAAGACCACACGATACTGGAGTACACCGACGACGCGTTCGTCTTGGACGGGTTCTCCAAGCGATTCGCCATGACCGGCTGGCGACTCGGCTGGATGGTCGCGCCACCGGAGTACGTCGAACACGTCAACCGAATCGCCCAGAACGTCCTCATCTGCGCGCCGAACTTCGTCCAGTCGGCAGGGGTCGCCGCGCTCGAATCCGCGGCGAACGGACTGGACGACGTGCGCGACACGTACCGAGAGCGACGAGATTACCTCGTGGACGCCGTCGAAGAGTGGGGACTGAGCATGGACTACACGCCGGGCGGCGCGTACTACCTGCTCATCGACGTGAGCAACCTACCGGGGGATGCTTTCGATGCGGCGGACTTCTTCCTCGAAGAAGCAGGTGTCGCGATGACCCCCGGACCGGACTTCGGGACCAACGCCGAGGACTGTCTCCGCGTCTCGTACGCCAACAGCGCCGAACGGCTGGAAACGGCGTCCGAGCGCATCCAACAGGCGCTCAGTACGATAGAGACCCCACTGGCGGACTGA
- the lrpA1 gene encoding HTH-type transcriptional regulator LrpA1 has protein sequence MSTQSTEDRILSVLEDDAQASYAEIAERANVSKPTVRKYIDRLESEGVIVGYSAEIDPKKLSSKSIALVGIDVASEEYVEATRELKELDEIETLYTSSGDHMLMAEVRAADGDAVGEVISERIMDIEGVTAAHPSFLQERLK, from the coding sequence ATGAGTACGCAATCGACCGAGGACCGGATTCTGTCGGTTCTCGAGGACGACGCGCAGGCTTCGTACGCCGAAATCGCCGAGCGGGCGAACGTCTCGAAGCCCACGGTGCGGAAGTACATCGACAGACTCGAAAGCGAGGGCGTCATCGTCGGGTACTCTGCCGAAATCGATCCGAAGAAACTCTCTAGCAAGAGCATCGCACTCGTGGGCATCGACGTCGCCAGCGAGGAGTACGTCGAGGCGACCCGCGAACTGAAAGAACTGGACGAAATCGAGACGCTGTACACCTCTAGCGGTGACCACATGCTGATGGCGGAAGTTCGGGCGGCCGACGGCGACGCCGTCGGTGAGGTCATCAGCGAGCGTATCATGGACATAGAGGGCGTCACCGCTGCCCATCCATCCTTCCTGCAGGAGCGATTGAAGTAG
- a CDS encoding thiamine pyrophosphate-dependent enzyme, producing MSAFNAIGEEREIDRDEFTPEIEPQATWCPGCGDFGVLKALKQAMPEVGRNPEETLLVTGIGCSGKLSSYFRSYGFHSIHGRSLPVARAAKLANPGLEVVAAGGDGDGYGIGGNHFMHTARENHDMTYIVFDNEIFGLTKGQTSPTSPKGHKSKTQPHGSAKSPIRPLSLGLTSGATYVARTAAVNPNQAKEILTEAMEHDGFAHIDFLTQCPTWNKDAKQYVPYIDVQDSDDYDFDIHNRGEAAEMMREAEDALYEGEVLTGRFYVDDERPSYQQEKQQTGDMPEEPLAERYFDDDYEWERSYDLLDRHK from the coding sequence ATGAGTGCATTCAACGCAATCGGCGAAGAACGCGAGATAGACCGCGACGAGTTCACGCCCGAAATCGAACCGCAGGCGACGTGGTGTCCGGGCTGTGGTGACTTCGGTGTCCTGAAGGCACTGAAACAGGCCATGCCCGAAGTTGGGCGCAACCCAGAGGAGACCCTGCTCGTCACGGGTATCGGCTGTTCGGGGAAGCTGTCGAGCTACTTCCGTAGCTACGGCTTCCACTCCATTCACGGCCGTTCGCTGCCCGTGGCTCGCGCCGCGAAGCTCGCCAACCCCGGCCTCGAAGTCGTCGCGGCCGGTGGCGACGGCGACGGCTACGGCATCGGCGGGAACCACTTCATGCACACCGCCCGTGAGAACCACGACATGACCTACATCGTCTTCGACAACGAGATCTTCGGGCTGACGAAGGGACAGACCTCCCCGACCAGTCCGAAGGGACACAAGTCGAAGACTCAGCCTCACGGCAGTGCGAAGAGTCCGATTCGACCGCTGTCGCTCGGACTGACCTCGGGTGCGACCTACGTGGCCCGCACGGCCGCAGTCAACCCGAATCAGGCGAAGGAAATCCTCACGGAGGCGATGGAGCACGACGGGTTCGCGCACATTGACTTCCTGACCCAGTGTCCGACGTGGAACAAGGACGCCAAGCAGTACGTGCCCTACATCGACGTGCAGGACAGCGACGACTACGACTTCGACATCCACAACCGCGGCGAAGCCGCAGAGATGATGCGCGAAGCCGAGGACGCCCTCTACGAGGGTGAAGTTCTGACGGGTCGGTTCTACGTGGACGACGAGCGGCCGTCCTACCAGCAGGAGAAACAGCAGACGGGCGACATGCCCGAGGAACCGCTCGCCGAGCGGTACTTCGACGACGACTACGAGTGGGAACGCTCGTACGACTTGCTCGACCGTCACAAGTAA
- a CDS encoding 2-oxoacid:acceptor oxidoreductase subunit alpha, which produces MTDDELIWRIAGGSGDGIDSTSQNFAKALMRSGLNVFTHRHYPSRIRGGHTYVEIRASDHEVKSRGDGYNFLLALGDSFARNPQEEAYYGNEEIKPLTENLDELREGGVIVYDSGLLDTEEVENFDERVEENNWNVYDLDLRGLAKEHGREIMRNTAGVGATAALLGMELDKIEELMQNAMSGDILEANLDVLEDAYESVQSDYEFTHDLQIPTGEHEEDQVLISGSHGIAYGAIDEGCRFISGYPMTPWTDVFTIMTQNLPDMGGISEQVEDEIAAASLAIGASHAGAKAMSGSSGGGFALMSEPLGLAEITETPLVLVESMRAGPSTGMPTKPEQGDLEHVLYTSQGDSNRVVFAPGDAAECYEQTRKAFEIAYNYQIPAIVLYDQKLSGGHQSTDESVFDEEPNPDLGSIVTEDDLEEAAKEAGRFKRYMYDSDDGVSKRSIPGQKGGNFLASGNEHNEVGHISEDPDNRVIQMDRRMAKLDSIREELNENTDHQPVYGPEDAQYGILSFGSTKGVVEETVDRLNDDGHSVKAMNVSDLMPFPKGEVTDFLEDVDEALVVEMTATAQFRRHIQGQLGRFGEKLYSLLKYDGNPFEPEEVVSGFESRIEGSADLGEYNVRIESATGD; this is translated from the coding sequence ATGACGGATGACGAACTCATCTGGCGAATCGCAGGCGGTTCCGGTGACGGAATCGACTCGACGAGTCAGAACTTCGCAAAGGCCCTCATGCGGTCAGGGCTGAACGTCTTCACGCATCGCCACTATCCGTCGCGTATCCGCGGCGGCCACACGTACGTAGAAATCCGTGCCAGCGACCACGAGGTCAAGTCGCGAGGGGACGGCTACAACTTCCTGCTGGCGCTCGGTGACAGCTTCGCTCGCAACCCCCAAGAGGAAGCCTACTACGGAAACGAAGAGATCAAACCGCTCACGGAGAACTTAGACGAACTCCGCGAGGGCGGGGTCATCGTCTACGACTCCGGACTGCTCGACACCGAGGAAGTCGAGAACTTCGACGAGCGCGTCGAGGAGAACAACTGGAACGTCTACGACCTCGACTTGCGCGGCCTCGCCAAAGAGCACGGTCGCGAAATCATGCGCAACACCGCTGGCGTCGGCGCTACCGCTGCGCTCCTCGGAATGGAACTCGACAAAATCGAGGAACTCATGCAGAACGCCATGAGTGGCGACATCCTCGAAGCGAACCTCGACGTCCTCGAAGACGCCTACGAGTCCGTGCAGTCGGACTACGAGTTCACTCACGACTTGCAGATTCCGACGGGCGAACACGAGGAAGACCAAGTCCTCATCTCTGGGTCGCACGGCATCGCCTACGGTGCCATAGACGAAGGCTGTCGGTTCATCAGCGGCTACCCGATGACGCCGTGGACCGACGTGTTCACAATCATGACTCAGAACCTGCCGGACATGGGCGGCATCTCCGAGCAGGTCGAGGACGAAATCGCCGCCGCGTCGCTCGCCATCGGTGCGAGTCACGCGGGCGCGAAGGCGATGTCCGGTTCGTCTGGTGGTGGCTTCGCGTTGATGTCCGAACCGCTCGGACTCGCCGAGATTACGGAGACACCGTTGGTTTTGGTCGAGTCCATGCGTGCCGGTCCTTCGACCGGGATGCCGACCAAGCCCGAGCAGGGTGACTTGGAGCACGTCCTATACACGAGTCAGGGCGACTCCAACCGCGTCGTGTTCGCACCGGGCGACGCCGCGGAGTGTTACGAACAGACCCGAAAGGCGTTCGAAATCGCCTACAACTACCAGATTCCGGCAATCGTCCTCTACGACCAGAAGCTCTCCGGCGGACACCAGTCCACCGACGAGAGCGTCTTCGACGAGGAGCCGAACCCGGACCTCGGTAGCATCGTGACTGAGGACGACCTTGAAGAAGCTGCCAAGGAAGCCGGTCGGTTCAAGCGCTACATGTACGACTCCGACGACGGCGTCAGCAAGCGCTCGATTCCCGGTCAGAAGGGTGGCAACTTCCTCGCGTCCGGTAACGAACACAACGAAGTCGGTCACATCAGCGAGGACCCCGACAACCGCGTCATCCAGATGGACCGACGGATGGCGAAGCTCGACTCCATCCGCGAGGAGTTGAACGAGAATACGGACCACCAGCCCGTCTACGGGCCGGAGGACGCCCAGTACGGCATTCTCAGCTTCGGTTCCACGAAGGGCGTCGTCGAGGAGACCGTGGACCGTCTCAACGACGACGGCCACTCGGTCAAGGCGATGAACGTCAGCGACCTCATGCCGTTCCCGAAGGGCGAGGTTACTGACTTCCTCGAAGACGTGGACGAAGCACTGGTCGTCGAGATGACGGCGACGGCGCAGTTCCGCCGCCACATCCAGGGCCAACTCGGTCGCTTCGGCGAGAAGTTGTACAGTCTGCTCAAATACGACGGCAACCCGTTCGAACCTGAGGAGGTCGTCTCCGGGTTCGAGTCCCGTATCGAAGGGAGTGCCGACTTGGGCGAGTACAACGTCCGAATCGAATCTGCAACGGGAGACTAA
- a CDS encoding PKD domain-containing protein, giving the protein MWTRIPVAVLTLLVVTTAVSGLTAPTGERPLADAGLDQSVSKGATVLLDGTGSLDPDGAIEAYRWTIRTPNDVTISPDCADCARTSFEPSEVGTYRVTLTVTDDDGNRRSDHLFVEVSPGERPSIELSGPTQSTAGDTETYTVDLDAGSASLDYIVWTIGGVEVANHSLAATQPTDTVDKLFPTPGERTVTATVYDVDGQFKTDSVQVSVQSSQPVPSPDPTPSPSPRTIASRNSPTVSGERTITGSRPLRGTYSLDTDTGSGRIRTIDWRNAAGTVGGGTQLTRAWSPGDHELYAVVTYTDGSQNIATFPDGETSVVADPRPNVSFTSLDRYGAISGAVSALDEYENLREVRVLVDGRVVETSFGGLRGRHRLDMDRRQNVEFSMVDFLPGEEYRVTVVATDSRGQTTRTSRKIVPVKKPEIVKSEFVNGPMDSYHPRIDAERYAAHHVLKIELNGVDREKVVARVKSQHPDSKKINSAPHYSGKEYNKVSDTLTIDSYWAGKFPGEYDVESAISYEFENKRVSSSAWDILKVTPSKPEIRMEIVNDGTNNIITREHGMVVNVSDSFDPDGTDLKFIWTDEVTPLRSDNSTAKFSAYENASLVVEDGHNRSATDHLDFLAYLPPRIVSKSVISEGPHYPNETVKVRVRTIPFDFSKKTYEKDFKLGISVSNPQAEVVSWGKVDTTSRGHSGATESPRRYVGIIEIPASELSPGSKLPSITVTNKKNERKKTTIDFPEPDVLVEDGEYWTNVTVENLTYTIEEPQLDEVVAKSPQTRIQYLRQGYQVKEEREETEYVLEKRVKVSDAEYRPETKNFRNERMKNAFLESASDWYDKGTAQVQKTRTRTSSDWFGPEQQMKSAWRDGSVWNGEATGQTKRVVVDPAEYQTERKYEYDYRVEKTGTRTVTHTRSYRVKHTGTRTIEHCSLRFGCYTTTEEYTYYTVESYTYTTTESYTYYVTKTNTYWALSKFDSSHDYTGQSRRVKTENAEYESRYEVEWKTSYTETVTRHQVGRDVLVQPAQYEWQARQQAGRKMMARKQASLSDEWRMGETVTSTKWILVKSNGTRRYKASYYENASDVVETSATIRGDFVKRYYSAKQDTTVRRVESNTERYSSGDAVRRGEIRSKLTQEDEESQCPQNLRCRK; this is encoded by the coding sequence ATGTGGACACGGATTCCAGTTGCGGTTCTCACCCTTCTCGTCGTAACGACTGCGGTCAGCGGACTCACCGCTCCAACAGGAGAGCGTCCCCTCGCGGACGCAGGTCTCGACCAAAGCGTCTCGAAGGGGGCGACGGTACTACTCGACGGGACTGGGTCACTCGACCCGGACGGAGCTATCGAAGCGTATCGCTGGACGATTCGAACGCCAAACGACGTGACCATCTCGCCAGACTGCGCCGACTGTGCGAGGACGTCGTTCGAACCGAGCGAAGTCGGCACCTATCGAGTGACGCTGACCGTCACCGACGACGACGGAAACCGTCGTTCGGACCACCTCTTCGTCGAGGTTTCACCGGGAGAACGACCAAGTATCGAACTTTCTGGCCCCACACAATCGACTGCGGGCGACACTGAGACGTACACTGTGGACCTCGATGCCGGGTCAGCATCGCTCGACTACATCGTTTGGACGATAGGCGGGGTCGAAGTTGCAAACCACTCGCTCGCTGCGACTCAGCCGACAGACACAGTAGACAAACTGTTTCCGACACCGGGGGAGCGTACCGTCACTGCGACGGTGTACGACGTAGACGGCCAATTCAAAACCGATTCGGTGCAGGTGTCTGTGCAATCCTCGCAGCCGGTGCCGAGTCCCGACCCGACCCCAAGTCCGAGTCCACGGACCATCGCAAGTCGAAACTCACCCACCGTGAGCGGTGAGAGAACAATTACAGGTAGTAGGCCACTCCGAGGGACGTACTCGCTCGATACCGATACAGGTTCGGGGCGTATTAGAACAATCGACTGGCGGAACGCCGCTGGAACCGTTGGCGGAGGTACGCAACTGACACGCGCCTGGTCGCCCGGTGACCACGAACTTTACGCCGTGGTTACCTACACCGACGGCTCACAGAACATCGCAACGTTCCCAGACGGCGAAACCTCCGTCGTCGCAGACCCGCGTCCGAACGTCTCGTTCACCTCGCTGGACCGATACGGAGCCATTTCGGGTGCCGTTTCCGCTCTCGACGAGTACGAGAATTTGCGAGAAGTTCGCGTGCTGGTCGATGGCCGAGTCGTCGAAACCTCGTTCGGTGGTCTTCGCGGCCGACACCGATTGGACATGGACCGACGACAGAACGTCGAGTTCTCGATGGTCGATTTCCTGCCGGGCGAAGAGTACCGTGTCACGGTAGTTGCTACCGACAGCCGTGGTCAAACGACTCGAACGAGTCGGAAGATTGTACCCGTCAAGAAACCGGAAATCGTCAAGTCTGAGTTCGTAAACGGACCAATGGACTCGTATCACCCACGCATCGATGCTGAGCGGTATGCTGCACATCACGTGTTGAAGATCGAGTTGAATGGTGTGGATAGGGAGAAAGTGGTGGCTAGAGTGAAATCTCAACATCCAGATAGTAAAAAGATAAACTCCGCACCCCATTACAGCGGGAAGGAATATAACAAAGTTAGTGATACGCTCACAATCGATAGCTATTGGGCCGGGAAATTCCCTGGAGAATACGATGTTGAGTCTGCCATATCCTATGAATTCGAAAATAAACGAGTATCGTCTTCGGCTTGGGATATTCTTAAAGTCACACCTAGCAAGCCAGAAATTAGAATGGAGATAGTCAACGATGGGACCAATAACATAATCACCCGCGAACACGGGATGGTCGTCAACGTCAGCGACTCATTCGACCCGGATGGAACTGATCTGAAATTCATCTGGACCGACGAAGTAACTCCACTTCGCTCGGACAACTCGACGGCGAAGTTCTCTGCATACGAGAATGCAAGTCTAGTCGTCGAAGACGGTCACAACCGCTCTGCGACGGATCATCTAGATTTCCTCGCCTATCTACCACCCCGCATCGTGTCGAAGTCTGTGATTTCGGAGGGTCCTCACTACCCGAACGAGACTGTCAAGGTTCGAGTACGGACGATTCCATTTGATTTCTCGAAGAAGACGTATGAGAAGGACTTCAAACTGGGAATCTCTGTTTCGAATCCTCAAGCGGAAGTCGTCTCTTGGGGAAAAGTAGACACGACGAGTCGAGGACACTCCGGCGCTACCGAAAGTCCGCGTAGATACGTGGGTATCATCGAAATTCCGGCATCGGAACTATCTCCGGGCAGTAAACTACCGTCGATTACAGTCACCAACAAGAAAAACGAGCGGAAGAAAACGACAATCGACTTCCCAGAACCCGACGTTCTGGTGGAGGATGGCGAGTACTGGACGAACGTCACAGTCGAGAATCTGACCTACACCATAGAAGAGCCACAACTGGACGAGGTCGTGGCGAAATCTCCACAGACGCGGATACAATACCTTCGACAAGGGTATCAAGTCAAAGAAGAACGAGAGGAGACAGAATACGTCCTCGAAAAGCGTGTGAAGGTTAGCGACGCAGAATATCGACCCGAGACGAAGAACTTCCGGAACGAGAGGATGAAGAACGCATTCCTCGAATCGGCCTCGGATTGGTACGATAAAGGAACTGCCCAAGTACAGAAAACGCGGACACGAACGAGTTCAGACTGGTTCGGTCCAGAGCAACAGATGAAATCTGCGTGGCGCGACGGAAGCGTCTGGAACGGTGAAGCCACTGGTCAAACGAAACGCGTAGTCGTTGACCCGGCAGAGTACCAGACTGAACGAAAGTACGAGTACGATTACCGAGTCGAAAAGACGGGAACGAGAACCGTAACTCACACCCGGAGTTACAGAGTCAAACACACGGGCACTCGCACGATAGAACACTGTAGTCTCAGATTCGGGTGTTACACCACGACAGAAGAGTACACCTACTACACGGTAGAATCGTACACGTACACGACGACTGAATCGTACACGTACTACGTTACTAAGACAAACACGTACTGGGCGCTCTCGAAGTTCGATTCGAGTCACGACTACACTGGGCAGTCGCGGCGTGTCAAGACCGAGAACGCAGAATACGAATCGAGATACGAAGTTGAGTGGAAGACCAGTTACACTGAAACCGTCACTCGTCATCAGGTTGGACGTGACGTATTAGTCCAACCAGCGCAGTACGAGTGGCAAGCAAGACAGCAGGCCGGGCGGAAAATGATGGCGAGAAAGCAGGCCAGTCTTTCCGACGAGTGGCGGATGGGTGAGACCGTTACTTCGACAAAATGGATTCTGGTCAAGAGTAATGGAACAAGGCGGTACAAAGCATCGTACTACGAAAACGCGAGCGATGTGGTGGAAACCTCTGCGACGATTCGCGGTGATTTCGTCAAGCGCTACTACAGTGCAAAGCAGGATACGACAGTGCGTCGTGTCGAATCAAATACCGAACGGTACTCATCAGGAGATGCTGTGAGAAGAGGCGAGATTCGCAGCAAACTCACGCAGGAGGATGAGGAAAGTCAGTGTCCACAAAATCTTCGTTGTAGGAAGTAG
- a CDS encoding Mrp/NBP35 family ATP-binding protein, protein MNESEVRDLLREVEDPDLGEDIVSLNLVNSIAVEDETASISLALGAPYSPHETQIANQVREVLSEHGLEADLSARVPSDRSDDEEVLPNVKNIIAVASGKGGVGKSTVAVNIAAGLSQLGARVGLFDADVYGPNVPRMVDADEVPKATKDETMIPPEKFGVKLMSMAFLVGEDDPVIWRGPMVHKVLTQLWEDVEWGSLDYMVVDLPPGTGDAQLTLLQSVPVTGAVVVTTPQEVAIDDARKGLRMFGRHDTNVLGIAENMATFKCPDCGSEHDIFGRGGGAQFAEENGMPFLGSIPIDPSVRTGGDEGKPIVLDEDSDTGNAFRVLTENVANNTGVVKRREQQ, encoded by the coding sequence ATGAACGAATCAGAGGTACGCGACCTACTCCGAGAGGTCGAGGACCCCGACCTCGGCGAGGACATCGTCTCGCTGAACCTCGTCAACAGCATCGCTGTCGAGGACGAAACCGCTTCTATCTCGCTGGCACTCGGCGCACCGTACTCGCCGCACGAAACGCAGATTGCCAACCAAGTGCGCGAAGTTCTCTCCGAACACGGCCTCGAAGCCGACCTCTCCGCTCGCGTCCCGAGCGACCGCTCGGACGACGAAGAGGTACTCCCGAACGTCAAGAACATCATCGCCGTTGCGTCCGGAAAGGGCGGCGTCGGCAAATCGACCGTCGCGGTCAACATCGCCGCGGGACTCTCGCAACTCGGTGCCCGCGTCGGTCTCTTCGACGCCGACGTGTACGGCCCGAACGTCCCGCGGATGGTAGACGCCGACGAAGTACCGAAGGCGACGAAGGACGAGACGATGATTCCGCCCGAGAAGTTCGGCGTGAAACTGATGAGCATGGCCTTCCTCGTCGGCGAAGACGACCCCGTCATCTGGCGCGGCCCGATGGTCCACAAAGTCCTGACCCAACTCTGGGAAGACGTGGAGTGGGGAAGCCTCGACTACATGGTCGTAGACCTCCCACCGGGAACTGGCGACGCGCAACTCACGCTCCTCCAGAGCGTCCCCGTCACGGGCGCAGTCGTCGTCACGACTCCCCAAGAGGTCGCCATCGACGACGCCCGCAAGGGACTGCGGATGTTCGGCCGCCACGACACCAACGTCCTCGGCATCGCCGAAAACATGGCGACGTTCAAATGCCCCGACTGTGGCTCCGAACACGACATCTTCGGCCGCGGCGGGGGCGCACAGTTCGCCGAGGAGAACGGCATGCCGTTCCTCGGTTCGATTCCTATCGACCCCAGCGTCCGCACCGGCGGCGACGAGGGCAAACCCATCGTCCTGGACGAGGACAGCGACACAGGGAACGCCTTCCGTGTACTGACAGAGAACGTCGCGAACAACACAGGCGTGGTCAAGCGCCGCGAGCAACAGTAG